Genomic window (Theileria annulata chromosome 4, complete sequence, *** SEQUENCING IN PROGRESS ***):
atttactaataataattttattacacgaaatactaattttattaattttattaatacaaatactaattttaataatacaaatactaattttaattttattaatttgaaaataaaattatttattataataatattattaataattttattaataatttttatattatttttatattatttttttactagaaataattttctacatgaatttttattttctaaaattattctaatattatttaataattataatatacaatttgtctttgaaaataagaaaaataaggaaataaatgataatttggataaaaaattaaatttggataaaaaattggaaaataatgaaataaatgataatttggggaaaaaattaaatttggataaaaatGAGAAAAAGAAggaaaaagaagaaaattcaaaattagATCTGGATATGAATATGGAtatgaatatgaatatgttgaaaaaagaatattatatagaattaagaatatattatataaatatatataattatgtatatagaatagaaaatatatataaaaaaaagaaaaaattaatttatagaaatataaattttaataaaatattaaaaaatttaagtaataaaagtaataaattattaaaaaaaatatcaaataaaagtaatgaatttttaaaaaaattttccaataaaaattttctacAAGATGatatgaatattattattaatatagatactaatagtactactcccggaaagggagctaattttatgggtacagagtgtactatgggaaagggagctaattttatgggtacagagtgtactatgggaaagggagctaattttatgggTACAGAGTGTACTttgggaaagggagctaattttacagctatggagtgtacccctggaaagggagctaattttatggtTACAGAGTGTACTACCGAAGAAAATTCCAATACTATtgctgttgtaactaaTTTTGGGGAGTCGAGTACTTTTACTGAAggatatattattagtgaTGTAAGTAGTGAGGTGGATGGAGAGGATAGTGAAGGAGGTGAGTGTGATGGTGGATATGGTGGAGTTGGAGGATATGGAGTTGGTGTTGTTGGAGCCCCTTTCGGGACTGTTGGAGGTGTaggagcaagcaccgtaactgaggaaatagaattaaatagaatatatttatatatacaagAAAAAATGTTGaagaaatataataaaaaatcattataCTGTTTATTACGTAGTTATTATCCattagatttaattaaatatcaACATCAAACAACATTacttaaatataaattattacaatatatacagcaattttatcaatttaatttatttattaattcgGTTTttcccgttacggtgtctggTACTACAGAAAATACTGAAGAAAATTCTAATACACAAATTGCTGCTAAGGTAGCTACAGTTATTAAGGATAGTAAGGATACTAGTACCattggaccaagcaccgttactgaGGAAAATTCTAATACTTTTGCTGCTGTAACTAAATTTGGGGAGTCAGGTACTAAtgagggaaagggagctaattctatggttATGGAATGTACTaccggaaagggagctaattttatgggTATGGAATGTACTaccggaaagggagctaattttacagctacAGAGTGTACTATAGGTAGTGGTGGTACTATgggagcaagcaccgtaacggaagaagaattagatataataaatacatttacaaatttaaatgtaataaataaaagaaaaaagaaaagaaatgtaaaatatttaacaaatttattttcaagaaaattttctagtaaattttctgataattccgttacggtgactggtccCACAGCTACTAAAGGTACTACGGATAGTACAGTTGTACCAGGTACTACTAATGGTAGTACTAATGAGgagaaaattttgaatgaaattgctgCTGTAACTACTAATAGGGGATTAGGTACTAATGTGGATACTAATACTGTTACTAATGGAGTTAATGGCAGTGAGGAAGGGGCTGGCCATGTACCAGTCACCGTTATGGAGGAAGAAATAAATGGAttacaattaaatatgaaattattttcattaaataatttaaatgaaataaataaattaaaaagaaaattaaatataataaattatacaaattcttataaaaaatttatgaaatttaataaaaatataaatgattCTATTGGTGGTATTACAGATACCACAGGTACAATCACTGTTACTAAAGGAAATTCTACTACCAATATTGCTGCTGTAACTACcatgggaaagggagctaattctatgcttatggagtgtacccttggaaagggagctaattttatgcctatggagtgtactactgAGAAAAATCTGAATACAATTGCTGCTGTAACTAATTTTAGGGAGTCAagtactaatagtactaatagtGATGAATCTAGTAATAATGAGGAGTATGGTACTTATACTGATGATACTTCTGTTGTTGGTGTAcctgacaccgtaacggaagaatatgtaaataatattatgaatgaattaattaaagatttaaatttataaattttaatatataaattttattacattaatttatatattattcattatatattatatattaaattaaattaaattagattCGTATGTTGGATTGGGTTAAAaaagattaataatttgattaatgaattttggtgaaatataatcaaatttattatttaaaattaataatttaaatttattaaaatcactTTCATTACCattacataatttattattcattaaatttttatacatttgTTGTACAGTTACGGTgtcttccgttacggtgcttgctccaacagTACCTACAACCCCGAAAAGGTCTTCCTTAACCCCGAAAAGGTCTTCCTTAACCCCGAAAAGGTCTTCCTTAACCCCGAAAAGGTCTTCCTTAACCCCGAAAAGGTCTTCCTTAACCCCCAAAGGGGTTTCCTTAATATTAGTACCAGTATTAGACCCGAAAGGGGCATCATTAGTActagctccctttccaaCAACTCCCTTACTATCCTCAATATTACtagtagtacactccataaccatagaattagctccctttccaggggTATCAAAAGTGtcattagctccctttccggtggtacactccatacgcatagaattagctccctttcccgtagtagtagtattaaTAGTACTAGTACCAGGTACAACTGTAGTATGGgtagtactactactatCTGCttgagcaagcaccgtatcgggagacaccgtaacgggattaataattggtaataaaaaataagtatcaaatatactaaaaaatgaattatcaattgataatatataatttccAATATctttattcaaattattcaaactTGTATTATTTGGTccaaaattattcaaatttgtattatttagtCCAAAGTCATTCAAATTATTGAGTttaaattgattaaatttataattggaaaaatttgaaataaaattttgtaaaagtaatccaataaaatttatagtaaaatttgtattaaaatcattatttaatttaaataattttaatatatgtaatttattttttataccaatttttaaaatcttatagaataaatttaataaatttaattcattttctaattGTATTAATGATATCTTATTCGTATATATTGTCATTGGTTTTGAATTTTCtatacataatattatacttGGTAATGGTATTTTAggtataaatatatcattaatatccaaactattttctaatttattatttttattaattttatccgaatttttattaattttattattattattaattttattattattattaattttatttttatttaatttattcaaattatttttattatccaaatttttatttttttttaatttaataacctttttattagattttttatttaacattttatttataaattaatttaattaataaatttatattttaatatatatattagtctggggtgttaaatttatattagtttatatattaatgaataatcattatgataattatactaaaaatgataattataGAGAAAATCAAAGTTATACAGAAAACGACAATTATAGagaaaaaaatgatttaaacaACAAACATACAGACAACGtcaaatataatgaaaatgttgataattatacaaaaaatgacaaatataatgaaaatgttgATAATTATAGAGAAAATCACAATTATAGAGAAAATGACAAGTATAGAGAAAAAGATAATTATAGAGAAGATAATTTGAATGAGAATTATTGGTTTAATGATCCaaaatataatcaaattaaatcaaaatattcaaaagataaaagaaaattaaattaccAAATAGACTACAGAAGAGATAACAGAAGAGATAACAGAAGTGACTACCAAAGAGACTATAGGACTGATTACACAAGAGACTATAGGACTGACTACAGAAGAAATGACCAAAAAGATTATAGAAGAGTTAACTACCAAACAGATGACCAAACAGATGACCGAACAGATCACCACTCGCGAGATCACTACCAACAAAATAACTACACCCGAAACCACTACCAACAAAATGACCCAAGGGATCACTACTCCAGAGATAACTACCAAAAAGATTACCCAAGAGATCACTACTCCAGAGATCACTACCAACAAAATGACTATACCCGAAATCACCACTCGACAGATAACTACACCCAAGATAACTACCACCGATCAAACGACTATACCCGAAATCACCAACGAACAAATGTTTATAACCGTaaaaatcataaattttatcataACTATACATTAGAAAATGATCAATTTGACCGTTCTGTTCGATCTGTTGGATCTCGTCGATCTCATCGTTCGGAAGATTCTGTTGGTTCTCATTGTTCTGTTCGATCTCATAGTTCTGTTGGATCTCGTCGATCTGTTGATTCGGATGATTCGAGTATAAGTATAGGTAATAATGATATGTATATGGAAGAAGAAGAattaatgaagaaaatgattGGAGTATCAAATTTTGAAACAagtaaaaataagaaacatgaaaatataaatcttaaaactattaaaaaaaaaACTAAAAGAAAATATCGACAATATATGAACCGTCGTGGTGGTTTCAATCATCCATTATCACCAATACAATAATTTCACATTCATCCTTCCCAATCATCCTTCCCAATACCAATACCAACACCAATCATCCTTCCTCCATCAATTACAATAAtcttttataatttatttaatttattgtataatttatttaagtttaaatttgattgtgtgatttgtaataaaattaattgatttgtaattagtaaatttgattctttaattaatttatttaaataatttattaaattatttatatgatatttaaatttatattctaatatttgataatttccatttatttgataatttttattttttttatttgttattaattttaatttttcattagttaattctataaataatcttgattctatttgtttttcaattattttatttattaatttctcCATAACGGTGTCAGTACCACGGCAACCAGCCCCGAAAGGATCTACCTCACTAATTCCCTTAGTATCCTTACTACTAGTACACTTCATAGgcataaaattagctccctttccgggggtacactccatagctgtaaaattagctccctttccagtGGTATCAAAAGTGTCatttagctccctttccctatTACACTCTGTAcccataaaattagctccctttccaggggTACACTCCGTAcccataaaattagctccctttccaggagttacggtgcttggtccagTGGTACTAGTAGTTAagttattagtattagtactgTTAGGAGTATCCTTATTACCAGTAACCTCAGTACTGTTGTTAGTACTGTTTGGtggaccagtcaccgtattggaattatatgataaatataataataaacgttgtaaaattgataaagaAATTTCTAAAGATTTTTGTGAACAATTCATATAAAGAAATGATATATCAAGAGtttcataaattaattgtaatatttgtccattttcttcatttttacatattaatattgtttctattgataatattaattcatttatacttttcaatatatttttataaattaattcataaaaattattcaatatctttaaatttattcttaatttattcaaattctctaaattatttaatttatttaatttatttgattttatagaatttttttccataattcattttataaGAGTTTACATTAGTTACTAAAGacattattattgttaGTATTGACAATTgtattgtttttaatttaaataatattaatttaattgatttaatgtatttaattgttatattatttaatattttattagatctaattattattttcatagatctataataaaacactatatatagtattaataatatagatATACAAAGATAGTATTAAGAGTATTAGGTATACAAGGGTATTGGTAGTAGTTTAAGGGTAGTTGAGTGtatagtactattagtatacaatagtagtatatagtaatgAGTATACAAGTGTATATTACATGGTATATACTAGgagtattagtagtagtattagGGTTTTAGTAATTAGGTATATTAGTATGTGTATACTCGTGAATTAGGGTTTACTaataggtatataaggaGTATTATAGTATTGAGGGTTTGTAGTATATACTCGTATATTAAGGAGTATCTTAAGAGTATTAACTACTGAGTGTATTATacagtatataattatgtgTATAATAGTAAATTAGTGTTTTTAAAAGGTCTATTTATGGgttttaaatattagttaGGTTTTTGAGGGTTATTTActattaagaatattagGTAGATATATTAGGGCTACTGGCCACTGTATAACTAAGGGTATTAGGCATATTAGGTACTAGAGTACTACGGTATTACAGGTACTTAGATATATTAAGTAATATATTACTGTCTATATACTATACTTCTTTAGTATGTATACTCATAATTTAGGGTTTTATTAACTAGATATTAACGGTATTTAGATAAGTGTATACTCGTAATTTAGGGTTTTATGTATACTCGTAATTTAGtatgtatattaagtaCATTAGTGTTTTACTAACTAgatattaagtatattattatgtatattaaatatattagtgtttattaatagatgttatattaatgatgattgaataatgaattaagttgtaatttattatatgattgattaataatatattcttcGATAGTATTTTTAACGAAAAGTTTATAGACGTGTACGATTTTTTGTTGTCCTATTCGATGACATCGATCTTCTGCTTGTATATCATTATATGGATTCCAACTCTGAtccattaatattacatGATTTGctattgataaatttaatccTACATTACCAACttttatactaattaataatatataaacatcttcattattaaatttctttattattttctctCGTTCTATTAATGTTACTGTACCATCTAATCTTAATATTGGTTTcatattttctaatttcattatatattctattatatccaaataatttgtaaattgtgaaaatattaatattttttctttctttttaattatattcgatattaattctaacatttttcttatttttgtactttctaaatataattttttatttattttatttatataattttttaattccgttacggtgtcagTACCACGGCCAACAGTACAATCAGCCCCGAAAGGGGTTTCCTCACTACTAGTAACCTTACTATTAGAAAAAGTACTTGACTCCCTAGAATTAGTTACAATGGCGATttcattcaaatttttCTCACTAGTACACTTcatagctgtaaaattagctccctttccggaGGTACCAAAAGTGtcattagctccctttccctccgtaacggtgcttgctccagtAGAAtccttagtagtattattagtatggttagtactattagtaaCCTCAGTACCAGTACCTTCAGTACCcgttggaccaagcaccgttacgggagacaccgtaacggaatcACAATATTGTAGACATTGTAATAAAAGTTGATGTATATTGAAATCAGAaagtgtaaataaatattcaataattttatttaaattatattcatgAAATTCTTCatgtaatttttttattatttttgatatttttggTAACATTTCATCTTCATATATTTTTCTTATTAATAATGGATGATTACATATTCttcttaatttatatattttattatttatttcttccgttacggggTCAGTACCACGGCCAACAACAGCATCACCCAGGCCATCAGTACCAACAGACCCGAAAGGGTCTTCCTTAGCCCTCAAAGGGTCTTCCTTAGCCCTCAAATGGTCTTCCTTAGCCCTCAAAGGGGTTCCTTCATCTTCCTCACCAActtccttagtattagGAACAGTACTAGTAACTCCCTCATCCTCAGTATCCTCAATACCCctagtattagtatccttagaATTAGTAACAACAGCGattttattagtatttttctccgtaacggtgcttgctccaacagtaccaatatccttagtagtaGTTTCCTCAGTAGTAGTTTccttagtagtagttaggttattaatagtactcttagtattagtaacCTCAGTGGTAGTGGTAGTACTGTTTGGCggaccagtcaccgtaactggattaataaaagattgataaatataatattgataattaaTCATATGACATGGTATGAAATTGGAATATTTAATTGgtaattcattaattacatttttttttaatctTCTTAATATAAATGGTGTTGTTAATTTCTGTAATATCTTCAATTCTTTacttattttatattttttattattaaattctattatattatttattttcttttttagtttttccgttacggtgtcaggTCCAACGGCACCAGTTCCCTCAGTACcaatatccttagtagtacactccatacccatagaattagctccctttccctcaTAAGTATCCGACTCCCCAAAAttagttacaacagcaatttcattaatatttttctcactagtacactccataagggtagaattagctccctttccaatagtacactctgtacccataaaattagctccctttcccggaGTATCAAAAGTGTCATTtgctccctttcccatagtagtagttaggttattagtattagattgtgtaataatttgtatgaaagatttatatttaatgaatgaattgattaatttttcattatacaaaatattataaatggaattattaatatcatatgaattgaaattattcattgaaaattgtaataaattacataattCATTCATATTATTCTGTATTGGTGTTCctacaataaatttatacatcctaacataaattaactaaataaaattttcaactaaatagaaaaaatttCTCCGTAAGGAGAAAAAATTTCCTctaactaattaaattaaattaattatttagaattaattaattaggGGAAAGAACCtgtaattaataatttatgattGAATTGATAATTggataattttttatatatattagaattggaatttttaattaaatgtgcttcatcaattattaaatattcaaatggttgtaatttcttcattaattttatatcatcATTTATCATACCAAATgttgttattattattataaatccTTCCGTTACGTCCGTTACGGTgcccgttacggtgcttgctccaactgTACCAACAGACCTGAAAGGGGTTTCCTTAGTATTAACTCCCTCTCccttagtatccttagtatccatagtacactccatagctgtagaattagctaCCTTTCCAGTAGTACACTCGgtggctgtaaaattagctccctttcccggaGTATCAAAAGTGTCATTtgctccctttcccatagtaacggtgcttgctccaatgGTACTAGTCTGAGTActagtatccttagtactattagttaggttattagtattagtaacCTCAGTGCCAGTACCTTCAGTACCcgttggaccaagcaccgtattggaaaattgataatgtaaattaagtaaatattgtaatatattaatacgTTGTGATTGTGTACCatgatatataataatatttttaatatttgtccataatttcaattcattataccaattatacattatattcaatggtactattattatatttatattcaatCTTCTTATTATATCCTCAGTAtcggtgcttggtccaacaGTATTAGGAATATCCTCACTATCTGTAGTAACAGTACTCTCAATATCCTCCTCAATATCCTCTTCAATATCCTCTTCAATATCCTCAGTAGCCTCAGTATCAGTATCTTCAGTACCAGTGggaccagtcaccgtaacggaattaatataattattataaagatattgtaaaaatatacaaacTTGTACTGTTTTACcctaattattaaatataaaagtgaCTAGTACTAACTACACCCCGTAAGGGAGctaaataactgtataacTAAGGAACTATATAGAAGCCCCTTTTGGGGCTAGGGTACTACTGTCCGATGGACCTGACCCCGTAACggaataactaaataagAATTACTAATCCCATTTCATCAGCAAGTATAGCATTAGAAGaatgaaaattatgtataattGATAACCAATGAACACCACattgttgataatttttaagTTTATGAAATGAATCaatagatttaaattttgataaattaccAAATGTACGTGTTATCTTCAAACAACCAATAtcatatatttcattacaCATCTCTTCCAATATTCTTTTCATCAATTTctatatacaaattatgattaatcaataattaatggaagttagttaaaattatgaaaaaataattaacaaaatagtgattttaaaaataaatgttgaaaattgatcgggttagaggaaataaattttcctcgCCAAATCAATtcttgctgcacctaaactACCTAATCTAGTAGTAACTATAGTAACTAGACtaactaaaattaactaattttaggaaaaaataattaagaaaatagtgattttaaaaataaatgttgaaaattgatcgggttaggagaaataaattttcctctctcCTCTCAACTTGCTGCTGTAACTACTTATAtcgaaaaaataattacaaaaagtaaaataaatatcaaaaaGGTTGCAAAAAGAGTAATTAGTGGGGTAAGCTCAATTAAGGTGTTACGTTACggagcttggtcaagcagaTTAGGATAACTAGGggaataaataactatatataactaagggaACCCCTTTCAGCGGTTAGGATATTGGAGCTGCTGTtgcaagcaccgtaacgtacTTGTGAAAGTTgataaaaagaataaaaagaTTCTAATGATGATAAAACTTGTTTTTTAATACGAATTTCATCTTTAGtttcaataatttcatcatcagattctaaaaaaaaattaattatatataaaaatttctattaataaatttatttaatttaattattaaaattacctgAAAATTGTCTTTGTTTAAGTtttcttttcttttttGTTGGTGTTATACATTCATTTTCTTCcatttattcaattaaattcaatattttacacattcaattcaattattcttcatttattcaatttaatattttacaaattcaattaataaatttaataattaataacattttaaaaattttattataaaattaatattcaaaaaaataatattttacaatttaaaaaaaattaatattttacacttaaaaaattaataattaattgtaatataCTGAATTtagattaataaattataatatacaaaattacGATTAcaatatacaaaattacaattataaaaataaatattacaattataaaaatattacaattataaaaatattacattaataaatataataaatataataaattaaattataaatataataaatataataaaaaatatttagagatattattttatataatttggcTATTAGTACACCCCCAtccaataaaattataaattattaattataaaattttaaaaattctttttttaaaaatttttattaaatttatttttattttattattaaatttattcatagaatcttaaaaataatttattataatacaatttcttaatattaatactgtTACTCATATTGACACCgttactaatattaatacctTTACTAGCATTGACACTGTTACTGATATTAACATCGTTACTTAATTTGTGTGAAGAAAAAAATGGATAAAGGAATGTATTTAGTATTTAAACCAAGTTTAAAGAAAGAATCTGATCGTAAAGCACAACTTGCTACAATACAAGCTTCTAAAGCTTTATCTGATATTGTACGAACAACTTTAGGTCCACGTTCTATGTTAAAAATGCTCTTAGATCCTATGGGTGGTATTGTTATAACTAATGATGGGAATTCAATATTACGTGAAGTCAGTTCTATTTCCACatattttagaattatttaaattatttaaattattttaaaattttttcccacaatttattttttttcttaatttaattattttttttcttaatttaattatttttttttatttttttctgatttaattattttttttctttaatttaattattttattttgattaataaatgattaTAGATAGATGTGAATAATCCTGGAGCAAAATcattaatagaattaagTCGTAGTTTAGATGAAGAAGTTGGTGATGGTACAAC
Coding sequences:
- a CDS encoding DEAD-box family (SNF2-like) helicase, putative (Tap349h10.p1c.C.cand.220 - score = 58.63), which gives rise to MEENEKFLYIINFFLESDDEIIETKDEIRIKKQVLSSLESFYSFYQLSQVRYGACNSSSNILTAERGSLKMCNEIYDIGCLKITRTFGNLSKFKSIDSFHKLKNYQQCGVHWLSIIHNFHSSNAILADEMGLGKTVQVCIFLQYLYNNYINSVTVTGPTGTEDTDTEATEDIEEDIEEDIEEDIESTVTTDSEDIPNTVGPSTDTEDIIRRLNINIIIVPLNIMYNWYNELKLWTNIKNIIIYHGTQSQRINILQYLLNLHYQFSNTVLGPTGTEGTGTEVTNTNNLTNSTKDTSTQTSTIGASTVTMGKGANDTFDTPGKGANFTATECTTGKVANSTAMECTMDTKDTKGEGVNTKETPFRSVGTVGASTVTGTVTDVTEGFIIIITTFGMINDDIKLMKKLQPFEYLIIDEAHLIKNSNSNIYKKLSNYQFNHKLLITGTPIQNNMNELCNLLQFSMNNFNSYDINNSIYNILYNEKLINSFIKYKSFIQIITQSNTNNLTTTMGKGANDTFDTPGKGANFMGTECTIGKGANSTLMECTSEKNINEIAVVTNFGESDTYEGKGANSMGMECTTKDIGTEGTGAVGPDTVTEKLKKKINNIIEFNNKKYKISKELKILQKLTTPFILRRLKKNVINELPIKYSNFIPCHMINYQYYIYQSFINPVTVTGPPNSTTTTTEVTNTKSTINNLTTTKETTTEETTTKDIGTVGASTVTEKNTNKIAVVTNSKDTNTRGIEDTEDEGVTSTVPNTKEVGEEDEGTPLRAKEDHLRAKEDPLRAKEDPFGSVGTDGLGDAVVGRGTDPVTEEINNKIYKLRRICNHPLLIRKIYEDEMLPKISKIIKKLHEEFHEYNLNKIIEYLFTLSDFNIHQLLLQCLQYCDSVTVSPVTVLGPTGTEGTGTEVTNSTNHTNNTTKDSTGASTVTEGKGANDTFGTSGKGANFTAMKCTSEKNLNEIAIVTNSRESSTFSNSKVTSSEETPFGADCTVGRGTDTVTELKNYINKINKKLYLESTKIRKMLELISNIIKKKEKILIFSQFTNYLDIIEYIMKLENMKPILRLDGTVTLIEREKIIKKFNNEDVYILLISIKVGNVGLNLSIANHVILMDQSWNPYNDIQAEDRCHRIGQQKIVHVYKLFVKNTIEEYIINQSYNKLQLNSLFNHH